The Octopus sinensis unplaced genomic scaffold, ASM634580v1 Contig06844, whole genome shotgun sequence genome contains the following window.
AAAGAGTGATAGATTTGCCGATTTAAAAGTTATTTCtcgtagaaaattatatttttaattaattataaccgAAGACCTTGTCGCTGGGCTGCAGATTTCAAAAATTAACATTTCTGTGACATatcgacatacatacacacatgcactatcatttgtatatatatatatatatatatatatatatatatatataatatatatatatatatatatatatacactatcatttgtgagtgtgtatatatatatacttacttggaaaagaatgtgtgaataatatataaatatatgcatatatacatacatatatgtacatacccacatatatatgtatatatgcatgcatatatgagtacaggacatcaaaaagacGTGCACATAATGagagacgaaaacataaaaacaaaaacagaaaacgaactttttttcgaacaacaaaaaataaacagagaaccgagacatgcaacataaagaacattcccttcattagttgtccctgtttcatctactccgcgctctgaaggcaaggacaatacgcgacttcgttgaagcagtccttcccgcaaagcaaattaaataaaatttgggattttttccggggggtgaaagtggtaacaaaaacagacagagagaacaaGACAGTAGAAACAAACGGTGAgcgctgttaagccaagacgatgtgaaCGCTGGAAAGACGAGCTGTGAGAAgctagttttaaaaataaaataaaataaataatcatttgtagaacattatagaaaaggGGTAAAATGGCTTATATACCAAAACTATGGTAAGGTATATTTAGCTTATTAACATCAATAggtaatatatttttagaaaaaatttaataattcaaaatgttagactaaaaattatatttacttgtcACGATAATATCTATGAAAGACTGATGTTTAATGTCgccaaaagaaataattaagttatggaacaaaaaaattattatcatctaatctttttataaaattaagtgTTTATTATAGGTTTAatcaaattgttattattataccttacatgatatttatattttctaattggtacttatttagaaatgttatttatataaagcTCTTTATACATACTAAGCTCAGGAGGGTAGAGCtatctgagagaaagagaaatcaagTAATTCCTTCAAAAACTTTTCAATGTTATCATGCTGTATAAGGTTATAAAGTATTATTTAGGGTAAccaaaaatattattaagaatgagACTTTTAACAAACAGGATACCACAATTGACTTGTATACCAACATCCTTTAACTACAATGGAGGGAGGTAACagaaaaatgcaaagaaaaagaaatagattaatGTTTATATACTTCTTAACTTATCTAAAAACTTTACTTATTATAAGGTTTCTGTGGAGATTGATCAAATGGATTTaactaatatttaatatttaataagagTAACTGAGGTTAAAAAACACGCCCACTATATactgatttaattaaaattttatttatttatttaatttaaaatttagtgGAGATATAAGTAATATTATAGTTTTTAAAGAGTTCTTATTTGGAGGGGctatttaaaatcaatttaaatatcaaaattaagGGAATTAAACATTTTAAGAAAAAGGGATGAAAAATTGTATTACTGAAACTAATAATACGTCACTTTTTGTATAAGGCTTTCATGGATATTTACCATTTAGATGAgtgaacaaatatattataaattagttAAATCTTAATTTAGGCAGTTAAAATTTTggcatttaaattttaaaacttttgaaGATACCTATATTGTTTATTATAAGTTAAGTATGGTTATAAAGGGGTACAACAATTTAGACTTATATAAAGGTAATTATAGAGTATTGAAAAATATTAGGTAGAGTAGAAACATCACAGAAACAGATGTGAAAATAGCTAAATCCCTAAAATTTTGATGGAGTATGTATACAACTTAGTAACTTCAATAGATGAAATTTATAGAATATATGCGataattttagaaattaaaaattatttactcaaTTTGTCTATAGTTTTGACTAAAAAATTAATGTTGCAGGGTATGCTATTTATGCATTGGTTTTAAAACTAAGAGGtatattttaagatttaaaaattcaggaataatacgaggggcgttcaataagtaatgcctctgacccacttcccattgcagtagagcaacgaaacttggcacagttattagtctttttctacataggaaccacccagagttatgcatttctcccatcgtttgatgcagctctggagaccgtttttgtagaagacccctgcttggtcctccaaccacgacgtgacttcgaggtatattttaagatttaaaaattcaggaataatacgaggggcgttcaataagtaatgcctctgacccacttcccattgcagtagagcaacgaaacttggcacagttattagtctttttctacataggaaccacccagagttatgcatttctcccatcgtttgatgtagctctggagaccgtttttgtagaagacccctgcttggtcctccaaccacgacgtgacttcgaggtatattttaagatttaaaaattcaggaataatacgaggggcgttcaataagtaatgcctctgacccacttcccattgcagtagagcaacgaaacttggcacagttattagtctttttctacataggaaccacccagagttatgcattctcccatcgtttgatgtagctctggagaccgtttttgtagaagacccctgcttggtcctccaaccacgacgtgacttcgaggtatattttaagatttaaaaattcaggaataatacgaggggcgttcaataagtaatgcctctgacccacttcccattgcagtagagcaacgaaacttggcacagttattagtctttttctacataggaaccacccagagttatgcatttctcccatcgtttgatgcagctctggaggccgtttttgtagaagacccctgcttggtcctccaaccacgacgtgactccagaaatcaaggctgcatcatctgggaaacgctttcctttcaaaaacaacttcatggctggaaaaatcagagggtgcaaggtcaggagagtaagggggttgggggaggagttcatagacgcacgcctgtgcttctgatctggcgacacgcgagttgtggaccagagcgttgtcctgcaggaggaggatgcctttgctgattttgccccgcctcttgattttgatagcttctcttaatttcctcaaaagtgaagcataataggctcctgtaattgtggtaccctttgccaggaaatctgtcatcactactccgttctggtcccagaagactgtgagcatgaccttgccagcggagggctgcacacttgccttctttggaggaggtgagtcacggtgcttccactgcattgactgggctttggtctctggatcatagtgatggacccaggtttcatcctgtgtaatcagtcttttgaaaaattttgactcatcttcttggcacatctccaaattcgtcctcgagcactcgacgcgttcttgcttctggaaaggtgtgagcaacctggaaatccgtctggcagacaccttttgcatatgcaaatggtcatgaatgatagtttccacagacccggtactaatcttgacctcatgggctatttggcgaatagttatgcgtcgatcttccaaaatggcagcttcaacttgacggacagatgcctcatcaatggcagaaggggggtgaccagatctgggagctgtttccacagagttccgaccatgtttgaattcacgatgccagcgttttacaagatcatatgatggggcatcatcaccataagttactttcatttcatcaaaagtatcccgtggtgtgcgtcctttcaaatacaaaaaccggatcactgctcgacgcttaacaggctccatttcatacttgactcagttcaaacacctgtaaatcagaaaccacaattagttcagacaTAAAaatttgcacatgcaaaatttcagctagatcaaacaactgcaagtggatcAGGGGCagtacttattgaacgtccctcgcaaaatattattttctaaaatatttgaagGTACGGGTAGTGCTATGTAAACACGATACCCTAGTTCTAAATGGTTATTTAACAGGTTTACATTATCCACTGCCGGCGGTGGTGTTCCAGTTGGCTTGTTctagttggtgttgttgttggtggtgattgtctttgatgctgttgctgttcttatcTTTGTCGTCTTCATTGatattgtcattgttgctgttgccgttgttgttagtgttgtttatAAACATTACAACAGATGTTTATTGCCATCCATCCGGATGTGGACTTTGATATCCTCAAACTTTGATTAATCTAGCCACCCTCGTCACTTCTACTCTCATCCACCTCATCCTCATATCTTCTTGGTTTCACGCCTGCACTCTACTAGCTTTCATCCCTCACTcaccacattacacacacaatcacacacgaacacatacgcactcgaacacacacacacacacaccacacacacacacatcatatcacaTTGCTCTTTCATTTCAATTTCTTCACCAATCCTAAGATATACAACCAAAAAACTCAACACCGCTTTCtcatctctttcttcctcactcaTCGACGAAGAGCGAGATCCCAAAACGTTAGATTTTCGCTTTTCATAGTATTTAAACTTAATaaacaatggcggtgccccagcatggccacagctcgttagctgaaactagataaaataaaataaaataaaaccctcTTATGAACACTCCTAACATTAGTGAAAGCTGGCACAGACATGGTCGCGTGAATAAGAAGTTCCCTTCGCATATACGTGGTTTCGGGTTAGATCCCACTTTGCCGtgtcttgggtaagtgtctcttTTCATGGAATTAAGTCggacaaagctttgtgagagaagtttagcagatggaaactgtacggaaTCCCGTTTAGTGGATTATACCTATTCTTGAATAGTTGACTAAAACTATCATCTGGTTTAACATCCTTACTTGTCCTTAGGGACATTTACTCTCATGCAGGTATTCCGGCTAGGCTTCCAGCTTGAAGACAACTTCCTCCTTCCAGGCAGTCTTGGAGGCACTGAATAGCCGTGGGTGCTACACTGCAACTTTATCTAAGCCATTTAAAGAAATAGATGCAAGAAAAAACTTTACAGTTCTTACCATTTGTACGATAAGTGATCTGAATTTTAAACTGGTTCTCTTAActtattttctcatttattcatttgtcCTTTTCCCTGGAAAAAAGATTTTTGATTCGGCAGGTCAGCTCTCTTAAGACATTGGTCTTAGATGTTGTTCTGTTCTGTTAGGTCAACATCTAgaactgtttatttattcacaaattAATTCGACCACAAACAAAAGCACCCCCACCCCATTCACTTTGTCTAGATTTAGGTGTTTCTGCGTATTAAATATAGTTATTGAACTATAATTCTAGATTTAGGCATCTCCAATGTTGCCAATACGGCGGCTAGAAATAGTAAGCAAATATCTCTCAACTCACACCTTATAATCTTTAAAAAGAAAGACTACATTGAATGATCTAGACCCAGATACCACTAGAATGGTAGGATAGTCGAAGCCGAAAGTTTTTAATTAAAGGTCTGCCTGATGAGGGCTGACGTGAAATTGAAACAACATAAAGATCTTTGGAATTATAAccttaaataaaacaataataatcgaTCTAATAGGACCCCTTTCAACTTTAGTGCAGCTATAATTGTGCCGCATGGTCACACTGTATGCTTGCAGATATGTActtaaatgtatatctatctatctatctatctatctatctatctatctatctatctatctatctatatctatctatctatctatctctctctctctctctctctctctctctctatatatatatatatatatatatatatatatatatatagagagagagagagagagagagagaagagatagagatagatagatagatagatagatagatagatagatagatagatagatagatagatatagatatagatagatagatataataatagatagatagatagatagatagatagatagatagataaatagatagatcgatagatagatagatagatagatagatagatagatagatagataattgatgatagatagatagatagatagatagatagatagatagatagatagatagatagatagatagatagatagatagatagatatagatatgtatataagctCTGGggatgatttgttcgactaaaaaatcattaaaggcggtgctccagcatggacatagtcaaatgactcaaacaagtaacagaatatatatatacatacacagagtatatatatacaaattcgtttatatatacacacacaaaacttttCATATagatttatttctctattgcctacaaggggctaaacacagaggggacgaacaaagggatttagtcgattccagtgcgtaactggtacttatttaatcgatcccgaaaggatgaaaagcaaagttgaccgcggcggaatttgaactcaggacgtaacggcagacgaaatgcctatttctttactacccacaaggggctaaacacagagaggacaaacaaggacagacggattaagtcgattacatcgactccagtgcgtgactggtacttatttaatcgatcccgaaaggatcaaaggtaaagtcgacctcggcggaatttgaactcagaacgtagcggcagacgaaataccgtctaccaaatccacccacaaggctttggttgactcgaagctatagtagaagacacttacccaaggtgccacgcagtgggactcaacccagaaccgtgtgttgggaagcaagctcatCACACCATCACGCCTGCTCCTAACGGTAAATAgttttgtgtgtggtggtgtgtgtgtgtgtgtgtggtgttgtgcgcGCTgcgtattgtgtatatattatatatatctatatatatatatatatatatatatcgtccatATCCCTTTTCTTTTTCGTACGCAAACATGAATGTTATGATCCGTCAATTCTTCTGAATGTAGCTTAAACAGATAACAACAGATTAGATCCTTGGTGAAGTCCAGGTATACCCCATTTATATTTAAGTGGCGGAGTAATTGCTTTGACATCTAGTTACCAGAGCAGaggtttctttttcaaattttcaaatttggtgcagctaaatgtgtgtgtatacatatatatatatatatatatatacacacacacacacatatataaatgcatgtgtattttttcaatgggTAAAAATAACACggataaaataaatagttacaaGGGTAGCTAAAAAATAACATAATTGCCAAGGATATTACCCCCACCCCCTCCAAAGCCCAACCGTTCTCCTCACCGTGGTGCTGGGGGTGGCAACAGCATATGGTAAGTATGCTGGCTAAACGGCTCTGGCCTGGGGAAAGACCTGGCCACCTACCCCAGTATCCTGGCCAATATACTCTATGGATCAAAAGTGTAAGAATTCTAATATGATGGTACCAAACAGTGGGGACCCCCGGCTGCGAGATACCACATTGGCTACTGGGGAAGAGCACAAGGATAATCATAATAGCGGCGGTATTGATGACGCGGATGGGACAAATCCTTCTGGACACCTGCCTGCTGATGTAGCGACCAGCGAACTGAGATCCCTGCGCTGCATAAAAGTCACAAAAATTGGAACATGGAATGTAAGGGGGATGAACATTGGGAAGTTGGACACcatcaataaagaaatgaatcgGTTAAACATCGATATCCTGGGAGTCAGCGAAGTTCATTGGACTGGCAATGGTTTCTTCAACTCTGGTGATCATACAATGTACTTTTCAGGCAATAATAAGACCAGACAACATGGAGTGGGATTTGTTCTATACAAGAAAATATCCAAGTGCGTTGAAAGTTACCAGACCATGAGTGATCGAGTGATTACCATTCGCATCAAAGCCAAACTCAACAACATCACATTGCTACAAATCTACGCGCCAACTGCCGACGCCGAAGAAGATGAGATTGAACAATTCTATGCAGAAATTCAGGGCGCAATCGAGGAAACATCACGAGCAGATGTTGTGTATATTCTGGGAGAGTTCAATGCCAAAATTGGAGAAAGGGCAGAAGCAGACATCGTTGGCAAATTTGGATTAGGAGAACGGAATGAAGCAGGAGATCGACTGGTACAATTTTGTCAAGAACAACACATGCGGTTAACCACTACTTGGTTTCAGCAACCAAGAAGGTTATACACCTGAACGTCGCCAAGTGGACAGTACCGCAatcaaatcgactacatcctatGTCAGCAACGGTGGAAGAGTTCAGTCCAAGCTGTGAAGACGTTCCCTGGGGCAGGCTGTGGATCTGACCATGAACTTCTGGTTGCCAAGATCAAGATGCGACTCTGCAGGTCAAGCGACCACCCGCTTAGCAGAAATTTAATATCAGCAAGATCGGTCCAGCATATACTGCTGAGATCAGAAACCGCTTCGAACTGATCGCCATCGAAGAGAATcaagaagcagaagaaatatgGGAGAAGGTAAAGGAAATTGTCATTGAAACAGCAGAGAAACATGTACGATCAGCAAAGTGGATTTCGGAGGAGACTATTGCAAtagcagaagaaagaaggagagcaaATGTTCCAACAGGCCGCCAGGAAGGTCAAAGAGAAATACTGGAATGAGGAATATGCAAGGGCAGAAGAGGCATACAGGAAAGGGAACATGAGAGAACTTTACCAACATGTAAAGAAGACCCGTACAGTATTCAGGCCAGACAAGCAACCATCCGAGGAGAAAATTGTGAAGAACTGCATGACCAAGAAGGGATCAGGAAAAGTGGAAAGATACACTGAACAGTTGCATGCAGGGAACAACCTCGATGAACAGGCAAAGAGAAGCCACTGGAACTGGAACTGGAGCCAGACATCTGGAGGATGAGGTGGTATAGGCAATGAAAACAGCTGGCCAACCGAAAATTTTCCCAAGTACTGATGGTATTCCACAGAAGTACTCACGCAATACCACCAAACACACTAAATCGCTTTGCCAACGAATATGGAGAACCTGTAAGTGGCCAAGGGAATGGAAGAGGTCAGTTTTCATCACAATACTAAAGAAAAGAGATACCAAGGACTGCGCAAACTACCGTAACATCGCCCTGATCTCCCATGTAAGCAAAATTCTCCTTAAATCATCCAGAAGCGCCTGAACACAACTATTGAGAGAGGAGCAAGCTGGTTTCAGAAAGGGAACAGGCACCCACGATCACATCGCCAACCTACGGTGGATTATGGAAAAGGCAAGAGAATACCAAAAGAAGCTGTACATGTGTTTCATCGATTACtccaaagcctttgacagcattgATCATGACAAGTTATGGAAATGTCTGGAGGAAATGGGAACACCTTTACACCTTGTCCAGCTTATTAGATCACTCTATCAAAACCAAGAGGCTACAGTACGGACACCATATGGCGACACTGATTGGTTTGTGGTTGGAAAAGGCACTCGGCAAGGTTGCATCCTGTCACCAGCAGCCTTCAACATGTACTCTGAGAAGGTCATGAGGAATGCAGGCCTGGAGCATTGGAGTGAGGATTggaggaagaaatattaataaccttcgctatgcagatgatacaacccTGCTGGCGGAGAGTGGAAAGGATCTAGAGGATCTTGTCCTGCTggtcaagaaagagagtgagaaatttgggctgtacctcaatgttaagaaaacgaagatcatgttaacagcagccacaacaaacatcagcatcaagatcgataatgaagagattgaagtggttgatgatttcatcttccatggctccaaaataaatcgagatggtgactgcactccagaaataagacggcggatagtactaggcagagaggcaatggtcagcatgagcagggtctggaagagtagagacatcagactcgctaccaaatgcagattggtgagtgcaattgtcttcccaatagcaacatatggatgcgagacctggacactaaagaaagctgaccagaagagaattaatgcattcgagctttggtgttggagaagacttttgcagattccatggacagcggggctcaccaatggagacgttattaagcagatcaggccgacaATGTCgttagaagctaggatcaccaagcatagattggaatatttcggtcatattatgcggagaaaatccctggagaaggacatcatgctcggaatggtcagtggcaagagaggaagaggccgaccaagaacccgctggcttgacaccatcaagagtgacgccggaatggacatagccaatctgaaagaagcggcccaggatagaactgactggaggacactgattcaaagagtgaccgagagtcgacttcgactgagcggagagatagatacatacatacaaacacacacacacagctgcatatatagactgacagagagacaatcagacacatacacacatacatacatggattggtagtaagaaagagagggagaaaaagaaagatatatatctgtatgtatatccatatctatgtattatgtgcgtgtatatatatgcatatatatatacatgtatatatatgtatgtatatatatatttatatatatatatatatatatataatatatatatatatatattatatatatatatattatagacatgcatatatatgcatatatatatacactgtatgtgcgtgtatatatatacatttatatatatatatatgtgtgtgtgtgtgtttgtgtatatatattgtattgtgtatataatatatatatataatatatatatattgtaatatatatatatatatgtatatataatatatatataa
Protein-coding sequences here:
- the LOC115227667 gene encoding craniofacial development protein 2-like, which produces MDQKCKNSNMMVPNSGDPRLRDTTLATGEEHKDNHNSGGIDDADGTNPSGHLPADVATSELRSLRCIKVTKIGTWNVRGMNIGKLDTINKEMNRLNIDILGVSEVHWTGNGFFNSGDHTMYFSGNNKTRQHGVGFVLYKKISKCVESYQTMSDRVITIRIKAKLNNITLLQIYAPTADAEEDEIEQFYAEIQGAIEETSRADVVYILGEFNAKIGERAEADIVGKFGLGERNEAGDRLVQFCQEQHMRLTTTWFQQPRRLYT